Proteins found in one Lycium ferocissimum isolate CSIRO_LF1 chromosome 6, AGI_CSIRO_Lferr_CH_V1, whole genome shotgun sequence genomic segment:
- the LOC132059707 gene encoding uncharacterized protein LOC132059707 isoform X2, which yields MDETLIVHIEKESNGPQQQQQQQQQVPLLKSEHTQNHEIQENGNHDDTDLDKTLQKLELFLTLLGFNQSSVLSFVLSWVFFLLLGVVLPVVILELNNCPGCESGQIKSFELDILISQALLAAASLLCLSHNLRKYGIRKFLFVDRYSGHMERFSEQYHKKISDSVRLLVLWVLPCFLLKTAREIIRILYVPHESWWQSAAISLAFITSWTYITTIFLSASVLFHLVCSLQIIHFNDYVKHLETEHDCFVLIQEHVRLRYYLSKISHRFRIYLLLEFLIVIVSSVVEVVGVILCLNAAAKISHRAQGIGSIASRWHALATCTSGEASQMRNSTSTSSLEAANRSSLDYNFSESDLESLDFVAEPTNTQLASYMSSYQKRQALVMYLQNNPGGITIFGWTVDRGLINTIFFIELTVATFILGKTIIFTAH from the exons ATGGATGAGACCCTTATAGTCCATATAGAAAAAGAATCAAACGGACcccaacagcaacaacaacaacaacaacaagttcCTCTACTCAAATCTGAGCACACCCAaaaccatgaaatacaagaaaatggCAATCATGATGATACTGATTTAGATAAAACCCTTCAAAAGTTAGAATTATTCCTAACTTTATTGGGTTTCAATCAGTCATCAGTTTTAAGTTTTGTGCTTTCTTGGGTTTTTTTCTTGTTATTAGGGGTTGTGTTACCTGTAGTTATATTGGAGCTTAATAATTGTCCTGGATGTGAAAGTGGTCAAATTAAAAGCTTTGagcttgatattttgatttctCAAGCTCTTTTAGCTGCTGCATCTTTGCTTTGCCTTTCACATAATCTGAGAAAGTATGGAATCAGGAAATTCTTGTTTGTGGATCGATACAGTGGCCATATGGAAAGATTCAGTGAGCAATATCATAAGAAGATCTCT GACTCTGTTCGCTTGCTAGTATTGTGGGTGCTGCCATGTTTCCTTTTGAAGACTGCACGTGAAATAATTCGCATTTTATATGTGCCTCACGAGTCATGGTGGCAATCTGCTGCTATTTCATTAGCTTTTATTACATCATGGACTTATATTACTACAATTTTCTTGTCGGCTAGTGTTTTGTTCCACCTGGTCTGCAGCTTACAGATTATACACTTTAATGACTATGTGAAGCACTTGGAAACGGAGCATGATTGTTTTGTATTGATACAAGAGCACGTTCGTCTACGATATTATCTCTCCAAAATTAGCCATAGATTTCGAATCTATCTTCTGCTGGAGTTCTTAATTGTCATT GTCTCGTCAGTTGTTGAGGTGGTAGGGGTGATCCTTTGCTTGAATGCTGCTGCAAAAATTTCCCACAGAGCCCAAGGTATTGGATCAATAGCGAGTAGATGGCATGCTTTGGCTACATGCACTTCAGGTGAAGCGTCACAAATGAGAAACTCAACTAGCACGAGTAGCCTGGAAGCTGCTAACCGGTCTAGCTTAGACTATAACTTCTCAGAAAGTGATTTGGAGTCTCTAGATTTTGTAGCAGAACCAACAAATACACAATTGGCTTCTTACATGTCCTCCTACCAAAAGAGACAAGCCCTAG TGATGTATTTGCAGAACAATCCCGGAGGAATTACCATATTTGGATGGACAGTTGATAGAGGTCTCATCAACACAATCTTCTTCATTGAATTGACAGTGGCAACATTCATCCTTGGAAAGACCATAATTTTTACGGCTCACTAA
- the LOC132059707 gene encoding uncharacterized protein LOC132059707 isoform X1, which yields MDETLIVHIEKESNGPQQQQQQQQQVPLLKSEHTQNHEIQENGNHDDTDLDKTLQKLELFLTLLGFNQSSVLSFVLSWVFFLLLGVVLPVVILELNNCPGCESGQIKSFELDILISQALLAAASLLCLSHNLRKYGIRKFLFVDRYSGHMERFSEQYHKKISDSVRLLVLWVLPCFLLKTAREIIRILYVPHESWWQSAAISLAFITSWTYITTIFLSASVLFHLVCSLQIIHFNDYVKHLETEHDCFVLIQEHVRLRYYLSKISHRFRIYLLLEFLIVIVSHFMTLFLTTGYTGLLTYINGGDFAVSSVVEVVGVILCLNAAAKISHRAQGIGSIASRWHALATCTSGEASQMRNSTSTSSLEAANRSSLDYNFSESDLESLDFVAEPTNTQLASYMSSYQKRQALVMYLQNNPGGITIFGWTVDRGLINTIFFIELTVATFILGKTIIFTAH from the exons ATGGATGAGACCCTTATAGTCCATATAGAAAAAGAATCAAACGGACcccaacagcaacaacaacaacaacaacaagttcCTCTACTCAAATCTGAGCACACCCAaaaccatgaaatacaagaaaatggCAATCATGATGATACTGATTTAGATAAAACCCTTCAAAAGTTAGAATTATTCCTAACTTTATTGGGTTTCAATCAGTCATCAGTTTTAAGTTTTGTGCTTTCTTGGGTTTTTTTCTTGTTATTAGGGGTTGTGTTACCTGTAGTTATATTGGAGCTTAATAATTGTCCTGGATGTGAAAGTGGTCAAATTAAAAGCTTTGagcttgatattttgatttctCAAGCTCTTTTAGCTGCTGCATCTTTGCTTTGCCTTTCACATAATCTGAGAAAGTATGGAATCAGGAAATTCTTGTTTGTGGATCGATACAGTGGCCATATGGAAAGATTCAGTGAGCAATATCATAAGAAGATCTCT GACTCTGTTCGCTTGCTAGTATTGTGGGTGCTGCCATGTTTCCTTTTGAAGACTGCACGTGAAATAATTCGCATTTTATATGTGCCTCACGAGTCATGGTGGCAATCTGCTGCTATTTCATTAGCTTTTATTACATCATGGACTTATATTACTACAATTTTCTTGTCGGCTAGTGTTTTGTTCCACCTGGTCTGCAGCTTACAGATTATACACTTTAATGACTATGTGAAGCACTTGGAAACGGAGCATGATTGTTTTGTATTGATACAAGAGCACGTTCGTCTACGATATTATCTCTCCAAAATTAGCCATAGATTTCGAATCTATCTTCTGCTGGAGTTCTTAATTGTCATTGTGAGCCATTTTATGACTCTCTTCCTGACAACTGGTTATACCGGCCTGCTTACTTACATCAATGGTGGTGATTTTGCA GTCTCGTCAGTTGTTGAGGTGGTAGGGGTGATCCTTTGCTTGAATGCTGCTGCAAAAATTTCCCACAGAGCCCAAGGTATTGGATCAATAGCGAGTAGATGGCATGCTTTGGCTACATGCACTTCAGGTGAAGCGTCACAAATGAGAAACTCAACTAGCACGAGTAGCCTGGAAGCTGCTAACCGGTCTAGCTTAGACTATAACTTCTCAGAAAGTGATTTGGAGTCTCTAGATTTTGTAGCAGAACCAACAAATACACAATTGGCTTCTTACATGTCCTCCTACCAAAAGAGACAAGCCCTAG TGATGTATTTGCAGAACAATCCCGGAGGAATTACCATATTTGGATGGACAGTTGATAGAGGTCTCATCAACACAATCTTCTTCATTGAATTGACAGTGGCAACATTCATCCTTGGAAAGACCATAATTTTTACGGCTCACTAA